The following are encoded in a window of Caretta caretta isolate rCarCar2 chromosome 19, rCarCar1.hap1, whole genome shotgun sequence genomic DNA:
- the C19H1orf216 gene encoding UPF0500 protein C1orf216 homolog isoform X2, with translation MMFAVCQPDVPLNAPFHEGKRDPTLGTAFLAERELRQDKNFNFVAEVYDSNENWSQVVIGTRMEGGSGQIENTANNLVFLVQRQTAQGRLRDAPRGLKSDKLGLSEEDVRSPHKGAELSGAEKEKAATEDMAKECGKWAGSPLEDNGYASSSLSIDSPDSITGNAWEAPAATTKDPRNQPALQVPDADFENSSNLDTVFPVLAEAFQNLQDKMRYKEREKEKHHIHLVMYRRLALLRWIRSLQQKVVDQQNRLQESFDTILDNRKELLRYIQQGMGRPCGLVARAEA, from the exons ATGATGTTTGCAGTGTGCCAGCCAGACGTCCCCCTGAATGCTCCATTCCATGAGGGCAAGCGGGACCCCACGCTGGGCACGGCCTTCCTCGCTGAACGGGAGCTCAGGCAGGACAAGAATTTCAACTTTGTGGCGGAAGTGTATGACAGCAACGAGAACTGGAGCCAGGTGGTGATTGGGACCCGGATGGAAGGGGGCTCCGGCCAGATAGAAAACACAGCCAATAATCTGGTGTTCTTAGTGCAGAGACAGACAGCTCAGGGCAGGCTTAGGGATGCTCCCCGAGGGCTGAAGTCAGACAAGCTGGGACTCTCCGAGGAGGACGTGCGCAGCCCCCACAAGGGAGCCGAGCTCAGTGGTGCCGAGAAGGAGAAAGCGGCTACCGAGGACATGGCCAAAGAGTGTGGCAAATGGGCTGGCTCCCCCTTAGAGGACAATGGCTATGCCAGCAGCTCCCTCAGCATCGACAGCCCCGACAGTATCACTGGCAATGCCTGGGAGGCccccgctgccaccaccaaagacCCGAGGAACCAGCCAGCGCTTCAGGTGCCCGACGCTGATTTCGAAAACTCCTCCAACTTGGACACGGTCTTCCCGGTGCTGGCCGAGGCCTTCCAGAACCTCCAGGACAAGATGAGATACAAGGAGCGGGAGAAGGAGAAACACCACATCCACCTGGTGATGTATCGGCGCCTGGCCCTGCTGCGTTGGATCCGCAGCCTCCAGCAGAAAGTGGTGGACCAGCAGAACCGGCTGCAGGAGAGCTTCGACACCATCCTGGACAACCGCAAAGAGCTCCTCCGATACATCCAGCAGGGCATG GGGAGGCCGTGTGGTTTAGTGGCAAGAGCAGAGGCCTAG
- the C19H1orf216 gene encoding UPF0500 protein C1orf216 homolog isoform X1, with protein sequence MMFAVCQPDVPLNAPFHEGKRDPTLGTAFLAERELRQDKNFNFVAEVYDSNENWSQVVIGTRMEGGSGQIENTANNLVFLVQRQTAQGRLRDAPRGLKSDKLGLSEEDVRSPHKGAELSGAEKEKAATEDMAKECGKWAGSPLEDNGYASSSLSIDSPDSITGNAWEAPAATTKDPRNQPALQVPDADFENSSNLDTVFPVLAEAFQNLQDKMRYKEREKEKHHIHLVMYRRLALLRWIRSLQQKVVDQQNRLQESFDTILDNRKELLRYIQQGMFPSYKMGIVALSHVAAVF encoded by the exons ATGATGTTTGCAGTGTGCCAGCCAGACGTCCCCCTGAATGCTCCATTCCATGAGGGCAAGCGGGACCCCACGCTGGGCACGGCCTTCCTCGCTGAACGGGAGCTCAGGCAGGACAAGAATTTCAACTTTGTGGCGGAAGTGTATGACAGCAACGAGAACTGGAGCCAGGTGGTGATTGGGACCCGGATGGAAGGGGGCTCCGGCCAGATAGAAAACACAGCCAATAATCTGGTGTTCTTAGTGCAGAGACAGACAGCTCAGGGCAGGCTTAGGGATGCTCCCCGAGGGCTGAAGTCAGACAAGCTGGGACTCTCCGAGGAGGACGTGCGCAGCCCCCACAAGGGAGCCGAGCTCAGTGGTGCCGAGAAGGAGAAAGCGGCTACCGAGGACATGGCCAAAGAGTGTGGCAAATGGGCTGGCTCCCCCTTAGAGGACAATGGCTATGCCAGCAGCTCCCTCAGCATCGACAGCCCCGACAGTATCACTGGCAATGCCTGGGAGGCccccgctgccaccaccaaagacCCGAGGAACCAGCCAGCGCTTCAGGTGCCCGACGCTGATTTCGAAAACTCCTCCAACTTGGACACGGTCTTCCCGGTGCTGGCCGAGGCCTTCCAGAACCTCCAGGACAAGATGAGATACAAGGAGCGGGAGAAGGAGAAACACCACATCCACCTGGTGATGTATCGGCGCCTGGCCCTGCTGCGTTGGATCCGCAGCCTCCAGCAGAAAGTGGTGGACCAGCAGAACCGGCTGCAGGAGAGCTTCGACACCATCCTGGACAACCGCAAAGAGCTCCTCCGATACATCCAGCAGGGCATG tttcccagctataaaatggggatcgTTGCCCTGTCCCACGTCGCAGCAGTGTTCTGA